One part of the Acinetobacter sp. XS-4 genome encodes these proteins:
- a CDS encoding PDR/VanB family oxidoreductase, with translation MDVIIDKIHQLTPTIRAFELVAANGTVLPSFEAGAHIDVHLKNGLTRQYSLSNCCSEKHRYVIGILHDANSRGGSRCIHTEYREGDHLKIGEPRNLFEIHPHTKQAVLFAGGIGITPILSMAYRLKSANIPFELHYFVRSREMIAFYGNLTEYFGDQVHFHIQDQPDTECNMAEVLAQTSSDKHLYVCGPTGFMQFVMSSAEQADWHSEQLHQEHFVAQKADTSNDEAFTIEVKGTGRRIEVLPEQTATETLIANGFDIPVSCEQGICGTCITRVVEGTPDHRDMFMTDEEHALNDQFTPCCSRAKTKNLVIEL, from the coding sequence ATGGACGTTATTATTGATAAAATTCATCAGCTCACCCCGACCATCCGCGCTTTTGAATTGGTTGCAGCAAATGGTACAGTGCTACCGAGTTTTGAAGCAGGTGCACATATTGATGTACATCTTAAAAATGGTCTAACCCGTCAATATTCACTTTCAAATTGTTGCAGTGAAAAGCATCGTTATGTGATTGGTATTTTACATGATGCCAATTCACGCGGTGGTTCACGTTGCATCCACACAGAATATCGTGAAGGTGACCATTTAAAGATTGGTGAACCTCGTAATTTATTTGAGATTCACCCTCACACAAAACAGGCAGTTTTATTTGCTGGTGGTATTGGTATTACCCCTATTTTATCGATGGCGTATCGACTTAAGTCGGCCAATATTCCTTTCGAATTGCATTACTTTGTTCGTAGCCGTGAAATGATTGCTTTCTATGGCAACTTAACCGAGTATTTTGGTGACCAAGTCCATTTTCACATTCAAGACCAACCAGATACCGAATGTAATATGGCAGAGGTTTTAGCCCAAACTTCATCTGATAAACATTTATATGTCTGTGGACCTACAGGGTTTATGCAGTTTGTCATGAGCTCAGCCGAACAAGCCGATTGGCATAGCGAACAGTTACATCAAGAACATTTTGTCGCTCAAAAAGCAGATACGTCTAACGATGAAGCTTTCACTATTGAAGTTAAAGGTACGGGCCGTCGAATTGAAGTATTACCAGAACAAACTGCTACTGAGACATTAATTGCAAATGGTTTCGATATACCTGTTTCTTGTGAACAAGGCATTTGTGGCACATGTATTACCCGCGTTGTAGAAGGCACCCCTGATCATCGAGATATGTTTATGACCGATGAGGAACACGCATTGAATGACCAATTTACGCCTTGCTGTTCTCGTGCAAAAACTAAAAATCTTGTGATTGAACTTTAA
- a CDS encoding GntR family transcriptional regulator codes for MWQRMSSGQQVLLKLRKMIISGELEGGARIAEIPTAELLGVSRQPVRIAFRLLEQEGLLIKNPTRGYTVREISEQLVHDALEVRGVLEGLAAKTLAEQGLSEEQKKTLQHCIQETEKLFNDKDEFGDAELERYHHFNVIFHDTIIEGAQNVALIQALAKNNQLPMASAQAITYDQNQALSEYRRLHYAHLQHCSIFDALVHRQAGRAETLMREHSSVVILGETLRNVLSA; via the coding sequence GTGTGGCAGCGAATGTCTTCAGGACAACAAGTTTTACTTAAACTAAGAAAAATGATTATTTCAGGGGAACTTGAAGGCGGTGCCAGAATTGCCGAAATTCCGACTGCCGAGTTACTTGGTGTTTCAAGGCAGCCTGTTCGTATTGCTTTTAGGTTGCTTGAGCAAGAAGGCCTCCTCATTAAAAACCCAACTCGTGGTTACACGGTCCGTGAAATTTCAGAACAACTTGTTCATGATGCGCTTGAAGTGCGAGGGGTGCTTGAAGGATTGGCTGCGAAAACTTTGGCAGAACAAGGCTTAAGCGAAGAACAGAAAAAGACGCTGCAACATTGCATTCAAGAAACTGAAAAACTATTTAATGATAAAGACGAGTTTGGCGACGCTGAACTTGAACGTTATCATCATTTTAACGTCATTTTTCATGACACCATTATTGAAGGCGCACAAAACGTCGCACTCATACAAGCTTTAGCAAAAAACAATCAGCTACCAATGGCATCTGCTCAAGCCATTACCTATGACCAGAATCAAGCTTTGTCAGAGTATCGCCGTTTGCACTATGCACATTTGCAGCATTGTTCGATTTTCGATGCCTTAGTACATCGTCAGGCAGGGCGTGCTGAAACCTTAATGCGTGAACACAGTAGTGTGGTGATTTTGGGTGAAACGCTCAGAAATGTTCTAAGTGCTTAA
- a CDS encoding MarR family transcriptional regulator encodes MVRSNSVQKKVEDEPKLSYMIARVDRIISKHLTEHLKELEITLPQFTALSVLASKSNVSNAKLAERSFIKPQSANKILQDLLVNGWIEKKPDPTHGRRILITLTQSGVDKLNKCNEVVLKVEEKMLEGIDINLAYLIRNNLDIMVNNLKNL; translated from the coding sequence ATGGTACGTTCGAATTCAGTTCAAAAAAAAGTAGAAGATGAGCCTAAGTTAAGTTACATGATTGCTCGTGTTGACCGAATTATTAGTAAACATTTAACAGAACATTTAAAAGAGCTTGAAATTACCTTGCCGCAATTTACTGCGCTTTCTGTTTTAGCTTCAAAAAGTAATGTATCCAATGCAAAGCTTGCTGAGCGCTCTTTCATTAAGCCGCAATCTGCCAACAAAATTTTGCAAGATTTACTAGTGAATGGTTGGATTGAGAAAAAACCAGACCCAACCCATGGCCGCCGTATTTTAATTACGCTGACTCAAAGCGGTGTTGATAAGCTAAATAAATGCAATGAAGTTGTTTTAAAAGTTGAAGAAAAAATGCTTGAAGGCATTGATATTAACTTGGCTTATTTAATTCGTAACAACCTAGATATTATGGTCAATAATCTTAAAAACCTGTGA
- the mhpT gene encoding 3-(3-hydroxy-phenyl)propionate transporter MhpT, with product MEKILGQSARAKITLLLCFAIAIFEGFDLQSMGVAAPRMRAEFMLDNGQMAWAFSAAILGTLPGAILGGRFADIVGRKKILIFSILLFGIMSLLTAYAANFSLLLLIRFCTGLGMGGALPMMITLASEAVSDQHKGKAVSIMYSGIPFGGLLTSVVAMSLAGDAEWRHIFYIGGIAPILLIPLIMRFLPESNDYLQRKGQAQKTTPFFEVLFAKERRMSTIQLWVSFFCTLVVLYFLLNWLPLLMGAQGLSKLQANYVQMGYNVGGILGSILMGVLLDKIRMSFVIKLIYLGILFSLCCLAISPTVALLALSAVGCGLFIVGGQSALYGLAAMYYPTEMRGTGVGAAVAIGRIGSFAGPLMAGFLLSLGQSSTIVIGSSIPVILIAAISALLLVKKPKQPVHLVQSSGAR from the coding sequence ATGGAAAAGATATTAGGACAGTCTGCAAGGGCAAAAATCACGTTGCTATTATGTTTTGCAATCGCAATTTTTGAAGGCTTTGATCTTCAGTCAATGGGGGTAGCCGCCCCACGAATGCGGGCTGAGTTTATGTTGGACAATGGCCAGATGGCATGGGCATTTAGTGCTGCAATTTTAGGAACACTACCAGGTGCCATATTAGGTGGTAGATTTGCCGATATTGTAGGGCGTAAGAAAATTCTGATTTTTAGTATTTTACTTTTTGGAATTATGTCTTTGCTAACAGCCTATGCTGCTAACTTCAGTTTGCTGTTACTCATTCGTTTTTGTACTGGTTTAGGAATGGGTGGGGCACTTCCGATGATGATTACACTGGCATCTGAAGCTGTATCTGATCAGCACAAGGGCAAAGCGGTGAGTATTATGTACAGCGGCATTCCTTTTGGTGGATTACTTACTTCTGTGGTTGCTATGTCGTTGGCTGGCGATGCAGAGTGGCGTCATATTTTCTATATTGGTGGTATAGCGCCAATTTTATTAATTCCACTGATTATGCGCTTTTTACCTGAGTCAAATGATTACCTGCAACGTAAAGGTCAAGCGCAAAAAACGACTCCCTTCTTTGAAGTTCTATTTGCCAAAGAACGTCGTATGTCAACGATTCAGCTTTGGGTGAGTTTCTTCTGTACCTTAGTCGTGCTGTACTTCTTATTGAACTGGTTGCCGTTACTCATGGGCGCGCAAGGCTTATCGAAATTACAGGCAAACTATGTGCAGATGGGCTATAACGTTGGCGGAATTTTAGGTTCAATCCTCATGGGTGTATTGCTTGATAAAATACGCATGAGTTTTGTGATTAAGCTGATTTATCTTGGCATTCTATTCTCGCTTTGCTGCTTGGCAATTTCTCCAACCGTTGCATTACTGGCGCTTTCGGCAGTGGGCTGTGGTTTATTTATCGTGGGTGGACAATCGGCACTGTACGGCTTGGCTGCCATGTATTATCCAACGGAAATGCGTGGAACTGGAGTCGGTGCGGCGGTTGCAATCGGGCGTATCGGTTCTTTTGCAGGACCTTTAATGGCTGGTTTTTTACTCTCGCTTGGACAAAGCTCGACCATTGTGATTGGTTCAAGCATTCCGGTGATTTTAATTGCAGCGATCTCTGCATTACTTCTTGTCAAAAAACCTAAACAGCCTGTACATTTAGTACAAAGCTCAGGTGCTCGCTAA
- a CDS encoding p-hydroxycinnamoyl CoA hydratase/lyase has product MKMSYENRWETVDVKVEDGIAWVTLNRPEKKNAMSPTLNREMIDVLEAIELDQNARVLVLTGAGDSWTAGMDLKEYFREVDTQPEIYQERIRRDSCRWQWQLLRMYSKPTIAMVNGWCFGGGFSPLVACDLAIAADEATFGLSEINWGIPPGNLVSKAMADTVGHRASLYYIMTGKTFGGKEAETMGLVNKSVPLEQLKAEVTELANCLLEKNPVVLRTAKNGFKRCRELTWDQNEDYLYAKLDQCIHRDTENGRQEGLKQFLDEKSIKPGLQSYKRTG; this is encoded by the coding sequence ATGAAGATGAGTTATGAAAACCGCTGGGAAACCGTAGATGTTAAAGTTGAAGATGGAATTGCATGGGTTACCCTAAACCGCCCAGAAAAGAAAAATGCCATGAGTCCTACACTCAATCGTGAAATGATTGATGTGCTTGAAGCCATAGAACTTGATCAAAATGCACGTGTGCTTGTATTGACAGGTGCAGGCGATTCTTGGACAGCAGGCATGGACTTGAAAGAATATTTCCGTGAAGTCGATACTCAACCAGAAATTTATCAAGAACGTATACGCCGCGACTCATGCCGTTGGCAGTGGCAACTTCTTCGCATGTATTCAAAACCAACCATTGCTATGGTCAACGGCTGGTGCTTTGGAGGCGGTTTCTCACCTTTAGTGGCTTGTGATCTTGCGATTGCAGCAGATGAAGCAACATTTGGTTTATCTGAAATTAACTGGGGTATTCCGCCGGGCAACCTTGTAAGCAAGGCAATGGCAGATACTGTTGGTCACCGTGCCTCTTTGTACTACATCATGACAGGTAAAACCTTTGGTGGTAAAGAAGCCGAAACGATGGGCCTTGTGAATAAAAGCGTACCGCTTGAACAGTTAAAAGCTGAAGTGACTGAGCTTGCAAATTGCTTACTTGAGAAAAACCCTGTGGTTCTTCGTACAGCTAAAAATGGCTTTAAACGTTGCCGTGAACTGACTTGGGACCAAAACGAAGACTACTTATATGCCAAGCTCGATCAATGTATTCATCGTGATACAGAAAATGGCCGCCAAGAAGGTTTGAAACAATTTTTAGATGAAAAATCAATTAAACCGGGTTTACAGAGCTATAAACGTACTGGTTAA
- a CDS encoding aldehyde dehydrogenase — MQNVQLLIHGQSVDASNQATFERISPIDGSVASKAAAATLEDVDRAIDSAQQAFKVWSKLSPTERRLRLLKAADLMDQKTEQFIQTGMQETGSTATWYGFNVHLAANMLREAAAMTTQIDGSLIPSDVPGNLAMGVRVPCGVIVGIAPWNAPVILATRALAMPLACGNTVVLKASEACPATHRLIGEVLHEAGLGEGVVNVITHAAEDAPQIVERLVSHPAVKRINFTGSTKVGKIIAETAAKYLKPVLLELGGKAPVVVLNEADINEAVNAVAFGAFFNQGQICMSTERVLVQDNIADQFIEKLIEKTRAIRAGNPTSKDNVLGVLESRRAANRIQHLLEDAQNKGADLPLGIHIEDTTMQPTLVLNIKPDMLLYREESFGPVCTVQRFSSIEEGVALANDSEFGLSSAVFSQNISQALEVAQQIDSGICHINGATVHDEAQMPFGGTKSSGYGRFGSKVSVAEFTELRWITIQTQSRHYPI; from the coding sequence ATGCAAAATGTACAGTTACTTATTCACGGTCAATCTGTTGATGCATCAAATCAGGCAACTTTTGAGCGTATTAGCCCCATCGATGGATCAGTGGCAAGTAAAGCTGCTGCTGCAACCTTGGAAGATGTTGATCGTGCAATCGATTCGGCACAACAAGCTTTTAAAGTATGGTCGAAACTCTCGCCTACCGAACGTCGCTTACGCTTATTAAAAGCAGCCGATTTAATGGACCAAAAAACCGAGCAATTCATTCAAACTGGAATGCAAGAAACAGGTTCAACTGCGACATGGTATGGGTTTAACGTTCACCTTGCTGCCAACATGTTACGTGAAGCAGCAGCAATGACTACACAAATTGACGGAAGCCTCATTCCGTCAGATGTGCCGGGCAATCTTGCAATGGGTGTGCGAGTTCCTTGCGGTGTCATTGTTGGCATTGCTCCTTGGAATGCCCCTGTCATTTTGGCAACACGTGCCCTTGCCATGCCTTTGGCTTGTGGTAACACAGTAGTGTTAAAAGCCTCGGAAGCTTGTCCAGCAACACATCGTCTCATTGGTGAAGTGTTACATGAAGCAGGTCTTGGTGAAGGTGTGGTCAATGTGATTACGCATGCCGCTGAAGATGCACCACAAATCGTAGAGCGTTTAGTCTCTCATCCAGCTGTGAAGCGCATTAATTTTACGGGTTCAACCAAAGTCGGAAAAATTATTGCCGAGACTGCTGCCAAATATTTAAAACCTGTTTTACTTGAATTGGGTGGTAAAGCCCCTGTTGTGGTTTTAAATGAAGCTGACATTAATGAAGCCGTAAATGCAGTCGCTTTTGGAGCGTTCTTTAATCAGGGTCAAATCTGTATGTCGACCGAACGTGTTTTGGTTCAAGACAATATTGCCGACCAATTTATTGAAAAACTGATTGAAAAAACCCGCGCTATTCGGGCAGGTAATCCAACCTCAAAAGACAATGTACTCGGTGTTTTAGAAAGTCGACGTGCTGCAAACCGTATTCAGCATTTGCTGGAAGATGCTCAAAACAAAGGTGCCGATTTACCTTTAGGTATTCATATTGAAGACACCACCATGCAACCGACGCTGGTGCTCAATATTAAACCTGACATGCTGCTTTACCGCGAAGAATCATTTGGGCCTGTATGCACAGTTCAACGTTTTTCAAGTATTGAAGAAGGCGTAGCACTGGCAAATGACAGCGAGTTCGGTCTTTCTTCAGCAGTGTTTAGCCAAAATATTTCACAGGCATTAGAAGTCGCTCAACAGATTGATTCGGGTATTTGTCACATTAACGGCGCAACCGTACATGACGAAGCTCAAATGCCATTTGGCGGAACAAAATCGAGTGGTTACGGACGTTTTGGTAGTAAAGTCTCTGTTGCCGAATTTACCGAACTACGCTGGATCACCATTCAGACCCAATCACGTCATTACCCGATTTAG
- a CDS encoding feruloyl-CoA synthase: MKEMQMNATQSQDRERFVKLGQHDIHYHHKDDTLYISPKEQLKPYPQKLTDRLIHFAQTKPDHIFAAKRNAQGEWVKLSYAEVLQRAWHIAQALHERKLSQERPLVILSGNDLEHLTLSMAAMLAGVPFSAISPAYSLISQDFGKLKHVFEVLTPGMVYASDGQAFAKAIQACITPDIEVVTNKGLVGNQICTSFQSLLDTPVSNVQEFYQTLDENQIAKFLFTSGSTKLPKAVPTTHLMLCVNQQMLLQTFPEFEETPPVLLDWLSWHHTFGGSHNVGIALYNGGTIYIDDGKPVAGKFDETIRNLKEISPTVYLNVPKGWEELTEALEKDEELRDRFFAKVKILFFAGAALSEAGWNRLDKIAQQHCGEKIRIMSGLGMTETAPSCAFTTGPRVMAGFIGYPAPGCEIKLVPCGDKLEFCVRGKHVMKGYWRLKADQQSTVFDDEGFFHTGDAVRLVDINDPTKGLMYDGRIAEDFKLNTGTFVNVGTLRNKVLIQGNLLVQDVCITGSNLNAVGFLIFPKLDACAQQAGLKLGEHSPAEILQHPKVQQWFRQFLTTFNKDATGSSNTVSMLYLMTEPPQLDAGEVTDKGNLNQGNITKRRAALIDELYQKQAENPLIIRVPTLKQ; the protein is encoded by the coding sequence GTGAAAGAAATGCAAATGAATGCCACTCAATCACAAGACCGCGAACGGTTCGTAAAATTAGGGCAACATGATATTCATTATCACCACAAAGATGACACGCTCTATATCAGCCCAAAAGAGCAATTAAAACCGTATCCACAAAAACTGACAGATCGGTTAATTCATTTTGCACAAACCAAACCAGACCATATTTTTGCAGCAAAACGCAATGCTCAAGGTGAATGGGTCAAACTGAGTTATGCAGAAGTTTTACAACGTGCATGGCACATTGCTCAGGCATTACATGAACGTAAGTTAAGCCAAGAAAGACCTCTGGTTATTTTAAGTGGTAATGATCTCGAACATTTAACACTGTCTATGGCTGCCATGCTGGCAGGCGTGCCTTTCTCTGCTATTTCACCCGCCTACTCTCTAATTTCTCAAGACTTTGGCAAACTTAAACATGTGTTTGAAGTGCTGACACCAGGTATGGTCTATGCCAGCGATGGACAAGCTTTTGCCAAAGCCATTCAGGCATGTATTACACCTGACATTGAAGTGGTGACCAATAAAGGTCTTGTCGGCAATCAGATCTGCACGTCTTTTCAGTCACTATTAGATACGCCTGTTTCAAATGTTCAAGAGTTTTACCAAACCCTTGATGAAAACCAGATTGCCAAATTCTTATTTACATCAGGTTCAACCAAATTGCCTAAAGCTGTGCCGACCACGCATTTAATGTTGTGTGTTAATCAGCAAATGTTATTACAAACTTTCCCTGAGTTTGAAGAAACACCACCTGTCCTACTCGACTGGCTGTCTTGGCACCATACGTTTGGTGGCAGTCACAATGTCGGCATCGCACTCTATAACGGCGGTACCATTTACATTGATGACGGCAAACCCGTTGCAGGAAAATTTGATGAAACTATTCGTAATCTCAAAGAAATTTCTCCGACAGTTTATTTAAATGTGCCAAAAGGTTGGGAAGAACTCACCGAAGCGTTAGAAAAAGATGAAGAATTAAGAGACCGCTTTTTTGCCAAAGTTAAAATTTTATTCTTTGCAGGTGCAGCGCTTTCAGAAGCGGGCTGGAACAGACTCGATAAAATTGCTCAGCAACATTGCGGAGAAAAAATCCGCATTATGAGCGGCTTGGGCATGACTGAAACTGCTCCCTCTTGTGCTTTTACAACTGGTCCACGCGTAATGGCTGGCTTTATTGGTTACCCTGCTCCGGGATGTGAAATTAAGCTAGTGCCATGTGGTGACAAACTTGAGTTTTGTGTTCGTGGCAAACATGTCATGAAAGGTTATTGGCGTTTAAAGGCAGACCAACAAAGCACTGTATTTGACGATGAAGGCTTTTTCCATACTGGCGATGCTGTTCGTTTGGTCGATATCAATGATCCGACCAAAGGCTTGATGTACGATGGACGAATTGCAGAAGACTTTAAACTCAATACTGGTACTTTTGTGAATGTGGGCACACTACGCAACAAAGTACTGATTCAAGGTAATTTACTGGTTCAAGATGTCTGCATTACAGGTTCAAACCTGAATGCGGTTGGTTTTTTGATTTTTCCAAAACTAGATGCTTGTGCTCAACAAGCTGGTCTTAAGCTGGGCGAACATTCTCCAGCAGAGATATTGCAGCACCCTAAAGTCCAGCAATGGTTCCGCCAATTTTTAACCACCTTTAATAAAGATGCGACTGGTAGCTCAAATACAGTCTCAATGCTTTATTTAATGACCGAGCCACCTCAACTCGATGCAGGTGAAGTGACCGATAAAGGCAACCTCAATCAAGGCAATATTACCAAGCGTCGTGCTGCTTTAATTGATGAACTTTATCAAAAACAGGCCGAAAACCCACTGATTATTCGGGTACCCACCTTAAAGCAATAA
- a CDS encoding acyl-CoA dehydrogenase family protein: protein MPHDTEFELFRDSYRRFLKEQVAPYYEQWEHDGLIPRDLWLRLGENGFLCVDVPEEYGGYGAPVHYSLMLVQETAQAGFASLAVAIGGQNELVSPYLQNIGTEEQKRYWLTKMVTGEVVTAIAMTEANAGSDLQAIRTQAILENDHYRINGSKTFISNGLHADLIVLVAKTDPQAKAKGISIFLVDAALDGVKKGRSLQKIGLHAQDTAELFFDDVCVPVTQRLGQEGQGFAYLMQELPRERLSISMMALGSILGAIEITKDYVLERKAFGQPLSQMQNTRFVLANAQIKAKAAQAFVDQCAVLYQQHQLSVTQVAALKCFITDVQCEVIDQLLQLFGGYGYMQEYPISRFFVDARVQKIYGGTNEIMKEIVARELLGK from the coding sequence ATGCCACACGATACAGAATTTGAACTATTTCGGGACAGCTATCGCAGGTTCTTAAAAGAACAGGTTGCTCCGTATTATGAACAGTGGGAACACGATGGCCTGATTCCACGTGATCTATGGCTTCGTCTTGGGGAAAATGGCTTTTTGTGTGTCGATGTACCCGAAGAATATGGCGGCTATGGCGCTCCTGTGCACTACTCACTCATGTTGGTTCAAGAAACTGCTCAAGCTGGTTTTGCATCTTTAGCGGTTGCCATTGGCGGGCAAAATGAGTTGGTCTCTCCTTACCTGCAAAATATTGGAACTGAAGAGCAAAAACGCTATTGGTTAACGAAAATGGTGACAGGTGAAGTCGTCACTGCAATTGCCATGACCGAAGCGAATGCTGGTTCAGACTTACAGGCCATACGCACTCAAGCGATTTTAGAAAATGATCATTACCGTATTAATGGTTCAAAAACGTTTATTTCAAATGGTTTGCATGCCGATCTGATCGTTCTGGTTGCGAAAACTGATCCGCAAGCTAAAGCAAAAGGCATTTCGATTTTTCTAGTCGATGCTGCGTTAGATGGCGTTAAAAAAGGCCGTTCATTACAAAAAATCGGGCTGCATGCCCAAGATACAGCTGAACTATTTTTTGATGATGTTTGTGTACCTGTCACACAACGTTTGGGTCAAGAAGGACAAGGTTTTGCGTATTTAATGCAAGAGTTACCTCGCGAACGTTTGAGCATTTCCATGATGGCGTTGGGGTCAATTTTAGGCGCCATTGAAATTACTAAAGACTATGTACTAGAGCGTAAAGCTTTCGGGCAGCCTTTAAGTCAAATGCAAAACACGCGATTTGTGCTCGCAAACGCTCAAATCAAAGCAAAAGCCGCACAAGCCTTTGTAGATCAATGTGCGGTGCTATATCAACAACACCAGTTAAGCGTCACTCAAGTTGCCGCACTGAAGTGCTTTATTACCGATGTCCAATGTGAAGTGATTGATCAATTACTTCAGCTTTTTGGGGGCTACGGTTACATGCAGGAATATCCGATTTCACGCTTTTTTGTGGATGCACGGGTACAAAAAATTTATGGGGGAACCAATGAAATTATGAAAGAAATCGTAGCCCGAGAACTGCTCGGAAAATAA
- a CDS encoding OprD family porin, which translates to MSKLWMYSTLMLSGSVWAGNFIDNSSVELTTRNFYFDRDYQEQSAYPAAKDWTQGFILKANSGYTEGTVGFGLDVLATAGFKLDADAEHGGTGNLPRDTRTNEPADSYGEIGVTAKAKMSQTELRIGTLMPMNPVLVASPARLLPQTYRGISLTSKDIKDFDLQAAYLDKVNHRDSTNYEKIKISGVNGRFKSSETDGLYYLGGNYQFNPALKLTAFYMDVDDLYNQTMVGALHQHKINDTTNLSSQLRYYRSRDDGQAKAGLVDNDLYHAHFELKHQNHKFIFGTFQHHGDTAFPYLTGGETGLLIDTWPGEFLNPKEKAYSFRYEYDFKDYVPGLRFMTRYTTGHNIYAPNLGGTNLKERETDFDLGYTVQSGWLKNLGLRARYAIYDNNMLSTANIKPVNETRINIDYTWKFK; encoded by the coding sequence ATGTCGAAATTATGGATGTACTCTACCCTTATGCTCTCTGGTTCAGTGTGGGCTGGCAATTTTATTGACAACAGTTCAGTAGAACTCACCACGCGAAATTTCTATTTTGACCGCGACTATCAAGAGCAATCTGCTTACCCTGCTGCCAAGGACTGGACACAAGGGTTTATTCTCAAAGCCAATTCGGGTTATACCGAAGGGACTGTCGGTTTTGGGCTGGATGTACTTGCGACGGCAGGTTTTAAACTCGATGCCGACGCAGAACATGGAGGTACAGGAAACTTACCTAGAGACACGCGCACCAATGAACCTGCTGACTCTTATGGGGAAATTGGGGTCACAGCAAAAGCGAAAATGAGTCAAACTGAACTACGTATTGGTACGCTCATGCCAATGAACCCGGTTTTAGTGGCTTCACCTGCTCGTTTGCTTCCTCAAACCTATCGAGGAATTTCACTGACCAGTAAAGATATTAAAGATTTTGATTTACAGGCAGCCTACCTCGATAAAGTGAATCATCGTGATTCAACCAACTATGAAAAAATTAAAATTTCAGGCGTAAATGGACGTTTTAAAAGTTCCGAAACTGATGGGCTTTATTATTTAGGTGGAAACTATCAGTTTAATCCCGCACTCAAACTCACCGCTTTTTATATGGATGTTGATGATCTTTATAACCAAACCATGGTGGGTGCCTTACACCAACATAAAATTAATGACACCACCAATCTTAGCTCTCAATTACGTTACTACCGCAGCCGAGATGATGGACAAGCAAAAGCAGGCTTAGTCGATAATGACCTTTATCATGCGCATTTCGAACTCAAACATCAAAACCATAAATTTATTTTTGGAACCTTCCAACATCACGGCGACACCGCATTTCCGTATTTGACTGGAGGTGAAACTGGGCTTCTCATCGACACATGGCCGGGCGAGTTTTTAAACCCAAAGGAAAAAGCCTATAGCTTCCGCTATGAATATGACTTTAAAGATTATGTACCGGGTTTACGTTTCATGACTCGTTACACGACAGGTCACAATATTTATGCACCCAACTTAGGTGGAACCAATCTAAAAGAACGCGAAACGGACTTTGATTTAGGTTACACCGTTCAAAGTGGCTGGTTAAAAAATCTAGGGCTACGCGCGCGCTATGCCATTTATGACAACAACATGCTCTCTACAGCAAATATCAAACCTGTAAATGAAACCCGCATCAACATCGACTACACATGGAAATTTAAATAA
- a CDS encoding PaaI family thioesterase yields MDQKILEHLPPIHHHLGGHNIHWNEKNTELTIHYTALESFTNPRGTVEGGMICAMLDDVMGLFAFLANDRKPATTINLTMDFLRPCAVGEVITKCRFIKQGKTVLNLESEAWQNNKMIARSTANFLVLD; encoded by the coding sequence ATGGATCAGAAAATTTTAGAACACTTACCGCCCATCCACCACCATTTGGGTGGACACAATATTCATTGGAATGAAAAAAACACTGAACTCACCATCCATTACACGGCGCTAGAAAGCTTTACCAATCCACGCGGTACCGTTGAAGGCGGCATGATCTGCGCGATGCTTGACGACGTGATGGGGCTTTTTGCATTTCTTGCCAATGATCGTAAACCCGCCACTACCATTAACTTAACTATGGATTTTTTAAGGCCCTGTGCTGTGGGCGAAGTCATTACAAAATGCCGATTCATTAAACAAGGCAAAACTGTACTGAATCTCGAAAGTGAAGCTTGGCAAAACAACAAAATGATTGCACGAAGCACAGCTAATTTTCTGGTTTTAGATTAA